A stretch of DNA from Cyanobacteriota bacterium:
CCACAATCTGCCCAATGATGCTCGCAACCAGGCGATCGTTACTGCTGTCATCCAAATGGCACATAACCTCAACCTACAGGTCATCGCCGAAGGAGTAGAAACTGAACAAGAACTTGCCTTCCTCCGCCACCACCACTGTGATGCCATGCAGGGGTTTCTATTTAGCCGACCCTTGCCCACTAGTGACTTTGAAGCACTCATTACTACTGGCAAAACTCTGCTCAGGAAGTAGCACCTGTGATTGCGGAAGCTAAGCCAAAAGGAGAAATCTCCACAGCCCGCAGAAACAGGTTTTACTGGGGCAGTTGCAATGTTGGTTGCTAGCACTACTAGGAGATAAGCCAAAATCTACTCTCACGCTAGAAATCTGCAAAAATCTGAATTCATAATCTAGCTGTCACAAGTTTGTCACAATTTGTTTGATACTCTAGTCGGAGTCTATAATTTTTTAATCAAGAATCAAATAATTCAATGTCTTTAAAGGAAATGCAGTTGATTTGACTGAACTTAATCTTAAGTAACCAGATAGCTTGTGTTCTGTAGCACCTAGAGAGAAGGTTACGAGGCCATTGCCATTGAGGCTTGTAATTAGATCTTAGGTTCTCACTACAAGCGTCCTAGCTGATCTAGGCGTTTAGGCACTGCTGTAGCTTGATTTTCATTACACTGAAGTCTTGCTGATTAAAGAACGAATGACTACTCACACCCCGGCACGCCCTTACAGACTGTTCAGGCAACTAGCAACCACACTAGGAATAGCCATGATTGTCACAGGGCTGGTATCGTTAGGGCTGAACTATCAATATGTGCGTACTCACTTCAGACAAGAAGAGGAAGAGGAAATTGCATCCATTACTCGATCCTTACGCTTGACTATTGAAAACTACGTGAACATTTCTAGTTACATTAATGCTAACAAACAGAGTGCTAGTGTTTTAGACCACCCTAGTGCCAAGGTGAAACTTCAGGATTTTCTTCACCCTTACACAGAACTTCCAGATGTCATTAGTGCTACGGTGATTGCACCTGACGGACGTATTATTGCCTATAACAGTCACTCTGACGATAGTGCTCCAGCAGCTAGTACTAATCCTAAGAATTCTATAGCTATAGCACCAGAACTGGCCCTATCCTTTCAACGCCTTGTCTCTAGTAACACAGAGCATCACACAGAGCATTACATTGAGCTAACTCTCAATGGTAAACCAGTATTGGCCCATGCTGTGCCATTAGATACCGCCATGTTTGCAACTACTGCCACTAGGGGACTTGGTTGGCTAGTAGTCGTGCTAGACCTCAACGAGATGAATGGGCAGATTCGACTATTTTTGCTCAAGTCGCTGGCTATTCACCTAGTAACTATTGCTGGGTTAATTGGTATTCTGAGCTGGGTTGCCCAACAGGCGCTCCAGAGGCCATTGCAGCAGTTAAATCAGGCTATTCAAGCCAGCAAGGACTCTGGTGTGTTTTCGCTGCCAAGTTCCATGCCTAATAATGAGGTGGGTTTTTTGGCTAGAACCCTGGATGCAGCGCTTCAAGCTCGTCGACAAGCAGAACGATCGCTACATCAACAAACTGAGCGACTACAACAGCAAAATTACATTCTTAATCAACTAGCTAAGGATCCAACACTTTACACAGACTATCGCAGTGCTGTTAGAGGGCTAACTGAAGCAGTCGTTAAAACCCTTGATGTTGAGCGCGCTAGTGTTTGGCTATATACCGACGATCGTTCGCGGCTAGAGTGCGTGGACTTGTTTGAACGATCACCCCGTCGTCATAGTGCTGGTATTTTCTTAGCAGTGGCAGACTATCCTCAGTATTTTCGAGCATTAGAAGAGACAGAGTTCACCATTGCAGCCCATGATGCCCATCGCGATCCGAGAACCTGCGAGTTTTCTGTCCACTATCTAACTCCATTAGGCATCACATCCATGCTAGACTCTCCCATCCGCTCTGGCGGACAAACTATTGGTGTTTTGTGTATTGAACAGGTGGGTGTTCCTCGCCAGTGGAGTTTAGAGGACGAGCAGTTTGCGCGGGCAATTACAGACTTGACTGCTCTAGCCCTAGAAACGTGCGATCGTCTCCATGCCGAAAACGCTCTGCGTCAGAGTGAATTGACGAACCGAGCATTACTGCGCGCGATTCCAGATTTGCTGATTCACATGAGGCAGGATGGCACGTACCTAAGCGTACAACGGTCTGAGCACGTGCACCTATACAATCCGAACCACAATTATGTAGGTAGCAAAATTTATGATGTCTTACCACCTGAATATGCTCACCAGCGGATGCGCTACGTTCATCTGGCACTGCAAACTGGTCAGCCACAGGTCTAC
This window harbors:
- a CDS encoding EAL domain-containing protein yields the protein HNLPNDARNQAIVTAVIQMAHNLNLQVIAEGVETEQELAFLRHHHCDAMQGFLFSRPLPTSDFEALITTGKTLLRK
- a CDS encoding GAF domain-containing protein → MTTHTPARPYRLFRQLATTLGIAMIVTGLVSLGLNYQYVRTHFRQEEEEEIASITRSLRLTIENYVNISSYINANKQSASVLDHPSAKVKLQDFLHPYTELPDVISATVIAPDGRIIAYNSHSDDSAPAASTNPKNSIAIAPELALSFQRLVSSNTEHHTEHYIELTLNGKPVLAHAVPLDTAMFATTATRGLGWLVVVLDLNEMNGQIRLFLLKSLAIHLVTIAGLIGILSWVAQQALQRPLQQLNQAIQASKDSGVFSLPSSMPNNEVGFLARTLDAALQARRQAERSLHQQTERLQQQNYILNQLAKDPTLYTDYRSAVRGLTEAVVKTLDVERASVWLYTDDRSRLECVDLFERSPRRHSAGIFLAVADYPQYFRALEETEFTIAAHDAHRDPRTCEFSVHYLTPLGITSMLDSPIRSGGQTIGVLCIEQVGVPRQWSLEDEQFARAITDLTALALETCDRLHAENALRQSELTNRALLRAIPDLLIHMRQDGTYLSVQRSEHVHLYNPNHNYVGSKIYDVLPPEYAHQRMRYVHLALQTGQPQVYDYAIEVDGSLRYEEARVVPCGQDDVLIIVRDVSDRHQAEQQIRQQSAELEAALEELRQTQAQIVQAEKMS